In one window of Ovis aries strain OAR_USU_Benz2616 breed Rambouillet chromosome 3, ARS-UI_Ramb_v3.0, whole genome shotgun sequence DNA:
- the IGFBP6 gene encoding insulin-like growth factor-binding protein 6 precursor (The RefSeq protein has 2 substitutions compared to this genomic sequence), with protein MTPHRLLPPLLLTLLLAARPGGALARCPGCGQGVSAGCPGGCAEEDGGPAAEGCAEAGGCLRREGQQCGVYTPNCAPGLQCQPPEKEDLPLRALLRGRGRCGRARTPSGENPKESKPQAGTARSQDVNRRDQQRNSGTSTTPVRPNSGGVQDTEMGPCRKHLDSVLQQLQTEVFRGSHTLYVPNCDHRDFYRKRQCRSSQGQRRGPCWCVDRMGQPLPGSSEGGDGSSLCPTGGSG; from the exons ATGACCCCCCACAGGCTGCTGCCGCCACTGCTGCTAACTTTGCTGCTCGCTGCCCGCCCAGGAGGCGCCTTGGCAAGGTGCCCAGGCTGCGGGCAGGGGGTGTCGGCGGGTTGTCCAGGGGGCTGCGCGGAGGAGGATGGGGGGCCGGCGGCGGAAGGCTGTGCGGAAGCTGGGGGCTGTCTCAGGAGGGAGGGCCAGCAGTGCGGGGTCTACACTCCCAACTGCGCCCCAGGACTGCAGTGCCAGCCGCCGGAGAAAGAGGATTTGCCTTTGCGGGCGCTACTGCAGGGCCGGGGCCGCTGCGGCCGGGCGCGCACGCCCTCGG GAGAGAATCCTAAGGAGAGTAAGCCCCAAGCAGGGACTGCTCGCTCGCAGGACGTGAACCGCAGAGACCAACAGAGGAACTCGGGGACCTCTACCACTCCTGTCCGGCCCAATTCTGGGGGCGTACAAGACACTGAGATG GGTCCCTGTCGCAAACATCTGGACTCCGTGCTGCAGCAACTCCAGACCGAGGTCTTCCGCGGGTCTCATACCCTCTACGTGCCTAATTGTGACCATAGGGGCTTCTATCGGAAGCGGCAG TGCCGCTCCTCCCAGGGGCAGCGCCGAGGTCCCTGCTGGTGTGTGGATCGCATGGGCCAGCCCCTGCCCGGGTCCTCAGAAGGCGGCGATGGAAGTTCCCTCTGCCCCACCGGCGGCAGCGGCTAA
- the SPRYD3 gene encoding SPRY domain-containing protein 3 yields MRRTRRPRFVLMNKMDDLNLHYRFLNWRRRIREIREVRAFRYQERFKHILVDGDTLSYHGNSGEVGCYVASRPLTKDSNYFEVSIVDSGVRGTIAVGLVPQYYSLDHQPGWLPDSVAYHADDGKLYNGRAKGRQFGSKCNSGDRIGCGIEPVSFDVQTAQIFFTKNGKRVGSTIMPMSPDGLFPAVGMHSLGEEVRLHLNAELGREDDSVMMVDSYEDEWGRLHDVRVCGTLLEYLGKGKSIVDVGLAQARRPLSTRSHYFEVEIVDPGEKCYIALGLARKDYPKNRHPGWSRGSVAYHADDGKIFHGSGVGDPFGPRCYKGDIMGCGIMFPRDYILDSEGDSDDSCDTVILSPTARAVRNVRNVMYLHQEGEEEEEEEEEEDDGEEIEQEHEGKKVVVFFTRNGKIIGKKDAVVPSGGFFPTIGMLSCGEKVKVDLHPLSG; encoded by the exons ATGAGGAGGACGCGGCGGCCCCG GTTTGTTCTCATGAACAAGATGGATGACCTCAACCTGCACTACCGGTTTCTGAATTGGCGCCGGCGGATCCGGGAGATTCGAGAGGTCCGGGCTTTCCGATATCAGGAGAGGTTCAAGCATATTCTTGTAGATGGAGACACTTTGAG TTACCATGGAAATTCTGGTGAAGTTGGCTGCTATGTGGCTTCTCGACCCCTGACAAAGGACAGCAATTATTTTGAG GTGTCGATTGTGGACAGTGGGGTCCGGGGCACCATTGCTGTGGGACTGGTCCCTCAGTACTATAGCCTGGATCACCAGCCTGGCTGGTTGCCTGACTCTGTGGCCTACCATGCTGATGATGGCAA GCTTTACAATGGCCGAGCCAAGGGTCGCCAGTTTGGGTCAAAGTGCAACTCTGGGGACCGGATTGGTTGCGGCATTGAGCCAGTGTCCTTTGATGTGCAGACTGCCCAGATCTTCTTCACTAAAAATGGGAAGCGG GTGGGCTCTACCATCATGCCCATGTCCCCGGATGGGCTGTTTCCGGCAGTGGGCATGCACTCGCTGGGTGAGGAGGTGCGGCTGCACCTCAACGCCGAGCTGGGCCGCGAGGATGACAGCGTCATGATGGTGGACAGTTACGAGGATGAGTGGGGCCGGCTGCACGACGTCCGAGTCTGTGGAACC CTGCTGGAGTACTTGGGCAAGGGCAAGAGCATCGTGGACGTGGGGCTGGCCCAGGCCCGGCGCCCACTCAGCACCCGTAGCCACTACTTTGAGGTGGAGATCGTGGACCCTGGAGAGAAATGCTACATCGCCTTGGGGCTGGCCCGGAAG GATTATCCCAAGAACAGGCACCCTGGCTGGAGCAGAGGGTCTGTGGCTTATCATGCAG ACGACGGGAAGATCTTTCATGGCAGCGGCGTGGGGGACCCCTTTGGGCCACGCTGTTACAAAGGGGACATAATGGGCTGTGGAATCATGTTCCCCCGGGACTACATTCTGGACAGTGAGG GTGACAGCGACGACAGCTGTGACACAGTGATCCTGTCCCCGACTGCCCGAGCTGTGCGGAATGTCCGGAATGTCATGTATCTGCaccaggaaggggaggaggaagaggaagaggaggaagaggaagacgaCGGGGAGGAGATAGAGCAAGAACACGAGGGCAAGAAGGTGGTG GTTTTCTTCACTCGGAATGGCAAGATCATTGGGAAGAAGGATGCTGTTGTACCTTCTGGGGGCTTCTTCCCCACCATTGGGATGCTGAGCTGTGGGGAAAAAGTCAAAGTGGATCTGCACCCCCTGAGTGGCTAG